The segment TCTTTTATTTGAGTGAAAAGGTTTTAAAAGTTTTATGATAAAAGTTTCTTCGAGTAAATCAAGGTATTTTGATGTCTGGCGCCTGTCTATTTGTAATGTGTTTGATAACTCAAATGTATTTACCAGGTTGCCTATCTGGGATGCCAGTATTTTGACCAGATTATTAAATGCCGAGATATGTTCTCCTTTGAGAAGCGATTTTATATCTTTCTGTATGTAGGAATTATAAATATCCTGCAATTCCTCTATTTTTTCGGTCCTGTCCTTTATAAGCGCTATTTTGGGATAGCCGCCGTATGTCAAATACTCTTTAAAATATCCTTTATTGTTTGGTTCAATAAGCAGCATTTCATCTTTTATTAATTTAAGTTTTTCATATTCCAAATATAGATGTTCGCTTCTGAACCTTATGTACTCTTCAAAACTCAAGGAATATAGAGCATAAACTCTTTTCCTGCCAGCAAGGGATTCCTTCAAGTGTTTCTGAATTTCTAGCGAAGAAGAACCCGAGACTACTACTTTGACTAAGGGATACAAGTCATATATTGTTTTTAAAAGTTTTGTGGCGTTCTTTATATACTGAAATTCATCGATAGCTATGAATACTTGTTTTTTCTCAATGTCAGCGCCCTTATTTTTTAAGTGGGATTTCAATGTTTCAATATTCTGGCATATGTCTAACTGCTTGATATCTTC is part of the Elusimicrobiota bacterium genome and harbors:
- a CDS encoding ATP-binding protein — translated: MKYIQRILSAKLEESIKHNRIIIILGSRQVGKTTLMKMLQDSFPKNCLQFYFNLEDIKQLDICQNIETLKSHLKNKGADIEKKQVFIAIDEFQYIKNATKLLKTIYDLYPLVKVVVSGSSSLEIQKHLKESLAGRKRVYALYSLSFEEYIRFRSEHLYLEYEKLKLIKDEMLLIEPNNKGYFKEYLTYGGYPKIALIKDRTEKIEELQDIYNSYIQKDIKSLLKGEHISAFNNLVKILASQIGNLVNTFELSNTLQIDRRQTSKYLDLLEETFIIKLLKPFHSNKRTEISKMPKLYFLDSGIVNYGIGNFSNIEERKNLGSYVENFIFNELIRYKPIFYNIYFWRTKAGTEIDFILEGNNEFIPIEVKWQNTKTPYIPKNFLSFFENHRNVKRAVVITKHHYAEIKEKGVLIYFIPAILFNKFVKKLSQNEK